A genomic window from Winogradskyella sp. J14-2 includes:
- the recQ gene encoding DNA helicase RecQ, which produces MSIAEIDLHSSLKKYFGFSEFKGLQEEVIKNVVKGNNTFVIMPTGGGKSLCYQLPALIKEGTAIVVSPLIALMKNQVDAIRAVSENEGVAHVLNSSLNKTEVKRVKDDIINGITKLLYVAPESLTKEEYVDFLKTQKISFMAVDEAHCISEWGHDFRPEYRNLRHIIKRIGDDIPIVGLTATATPKVQEDILKSLGMTDAVTFKASFNRPNLFYEVRPKTKNVDADIIRFIKQNEGKSGIVYCLSRKRVEELAQVLQVNGIKAVPYHAGLDAKTRVKHQDMFLMEDTDVVVATIAFGMGIDKPDVRFVIHHDIPKSIESYYQETGRAGRDGGEGHCLAFYAYKDIEKLEKFMSGKPVAEQEIGHALLQEVVAFAETSMSRRKFILHYFGEAFDNETGEGGDMDDNIRNPKKQVEAKDEVKILLDVVNKTNEKYKAKDLVQVITGKSNALISSHKTDTQPFFGVGEEKEDRFWIALIRQVIVAGLLKKDIETYGVLRLSNSGKDFLKNPQSFMMAEDHTYDDEASDSIITNTKGGGAAADEKLMTMLKDLRKRNAKKLGVPPFVIFQDPSLEDMALKYPVNIEELSNVHGVGESKAKKYGKDFVNLIADYVEENDIMRPDDMIVKSTGSNSALKLYIIQNVDRKLPLDDIASAKGMDMPEFIGEMESIVYSGTKLNINYWIDEILDEDQQEEIHDYFMDSQSDKISDAIEEFDGDYDDEELRLYRIKFISEVAN; this is translated from the coding sequence ATGAGTATTGCAGAAATTGATTTACACTCCTCGCTAAAAAAATACTTTGGTTTTTCTGAGTTTAAGGGGCTACAAGAAGAAGTAATTAAAAATGTAGTAAAAGGTAATAACACTTTTGTTATTATGCCAACTGGTGGTGGCAAATCGCTTTGCTATCAGCTGCCAGCTCTAATTAAAGAAGGTACAGCAATAGTAGTATCTCCACTTATAGCTTTAATGAAAAACCAGGTAGATGCCATACGGGCCGTGTCTGAAAACGAAGGTGTTGCACACGTTTTAAACTCGTCACTAAACAAAACCGAAGTTAAACGTGTAAAAGATGATATCATTAATGGTATTACAAAACTACTCTATGTAGCGCCAGAGTCGCTTACCAAAGAAGAATATGTAGATTTTTTGAAAACTCAAAAAATCTCATTTATGGCTGTGGACGAAGCACATTGTATTAGCGAATGGGGACACGATTTTAGACCAGAGTACAGAAATCTTCGTCATATAATAAAACGCATTGGCGATGATATTCCGATTGTTGGACTCACAGCAACGGCAACACCTAAAGTACAGGAAGACATTCTGAAAAGTTTGGGTATGACAGATGCCGTTACTTTTAAAGCATCCTTTAACAGGCCAAACCTTTTTTACGAAGTACGCCCTAAAACCAAAAATGTAGATGCAGATATCATTCGTTTTATAAAGCAAAACGAAGGCAAATCTGGTATTGTTTACTGTCTTAGTAGAAAACGTGTAGAAGAACTAGCGCAAGTGCTTCAGGTTAATGGTATTAAGGCGGTGCCATATCATGCAGGTCTAGACGCTAAAACCAGAGTAAAACATCAAGACATGTTCTTAATGGAAGACACTGATGTGGTAGTAGCAACCATTGCTTTTGGCATGGGTATTGACAAACCAGACGTGCGTTTTGTAATACATCACGATATACCAAAAAGTATAGAAAGTTATTACCAAGAAACGGGTAGAGCAGGGCGCGATGGAGGTGAAGGCCACTGTTTAGCATTTTATGCCTATAAAGATATTGAAAAGCTTGAGAAGTTTATGTCTGGTAAGCCTGTGGCAGAGCAAGAAATTGGTCATGCCTTATTACAAGAAGTTGTTGCATTTGCCGAGACATCGATGTCTAGAAGAAAGTTTATCCTTCATTATTTCGGAGAAGCCTTTGATAATGAAACCGGTGAAGGAGGCGATATGGACGATAACATTCGCAATCCCAAAAAACAGGTTGAAGCTAAAGACGAAGTTAAAATCCTTCTAGATGTCGTAAATAAGACCAATGAAAAATATAAGGCTAAAGATTTAGTACAAGTGATTACTGGCAAATCTAACGCCTTAATTTCATCGCACAAAACAGATACACAGCCGTTCTTTGGTGTGGGAGAAGAGAAAGAAGATCGCTTTTGGATCGCGCTTATAAGACAGGTCATTGTGGCAGGACTTTTAAAAAAAGATATAGAAACTTATGGCGTATTGCGCCTAAGTAATTCTGGCAAGGATTTTTTAAAGAATCCGCAATCGTTTATGATGGCAGAAGACCACACGTACGATGATGAAGCTAGCGACAGTATAATAACCAACACCAAGGGTGGTGGCGCTGCAGCAGACGAAAAGTTAATGACTATGCTTAAGGACTTACGAAAGCGCAACGCTAAAAAATTAGGTGTACCGCCTTTTGTTATTTTTCAGGATCCATCATTAGAAGATATGGCACTAAAATATCCTGTAAATATAGAAGAGTTATCCAATGTGCACGGTGTGGGCGAAAGCAAAGCCAAAAAGTACGGTAAGGACTTTGTAAATCTTATAGCAGACTATGTAGAAGAGAACGATATCATGAGACCAGATGATATGATTGTGAAATCTACAGGTTCTAATTCTGCTCTTAAACTTTATATTATACAAAATGTTGATAGAAAATTACCATTAGATGATATTGCTTCGGCAAAAGGCATGGACATGCCAGAGTTTATCGGTGAAATGGAGTCTATCGTCTACTCTGGGACTAAGCTAAACATCAATTATTGGATAGATGAAATTTTAGATGAAGACCAGCAAGAAGAAATTCATGACTATTTTATGGATTCACAAAGCGATAAAATTTCTGATGCCATAGAAGAATTTGATGGTGATTATGACGATGAAGAATTGCGCCTCTATCGCATTAAGTTTATTAGCGAAGTAGCTAACTAA
- a CDS encoding SIS domain-containing protein has product MNTVSSILNTAKSTIALESKAIGYLSELLTDDFANAVELIYNSKGRVIITGIGKSAIIANKIVATLNSTGTPAIFMHAADAIHGDLGLILKDDVVICISKSGNTPEIKVLVPLIKNAKNKMIAITGNKDSFLGQHSDFVLNAYVEQEACPNNLAPTTSTTAQLVMGDALAICLLELRGFSSKDFAKYHPGGALGKRLYLRVNDLSSQNQKPEVHLNASVKEVIVEITEKMLGVTAVVDNDNIVGIITDGDLRRMLSKSDDITNLKAKDIMSTNPRCIDEGAMAVDAKKLMETYGISQLLVENNSKYAGVVHLHDLIKEGII; this is encoded by the coding sequence TTGAACACTGTGTCGTCCATATTAAATACAGCTAAAAGCACCATTGCATTAGAAAGTAAGGCTATTGGATATTTATCAGAATTACTTACAGATGATTTTGCAAATGCTGTTGAGCTTATCTATAATTCTAAAGGTCGTGTTATTATTACAGGTATTGGTAAAAGTGCCATTATTGCCAATAAAATAGTTGCTACTTTAAACTCTACAGGCACGCCTGCAATTTTTATGCATGCAGCAGACGCCATACATGGTGATTTGGGTTTAATTTTAAAAGACGATGTGGTAATTTGCATTTCTAAAAGTGGTAATACACCAGAGATTAAAGTTTTGGTGCCTCTTATTAAAAACGCTAAAAATAAAATGATTGCTATTACTGGTAATAAAGACTCTTTTTTGGGTCAGCATTCAGATTTTGTTTTAAATGCCTACGTTGAGCAAGAGGCTTGCCCAAATAATCTGGCACCTACTACCAGCACCACTGCTCAACTTGTTATGGGTGATGCTTTAGCAATTTGTTTGTTAGAATTAAGAGGGTTTTCGAGTAAGGATTTTGCAAAATATCATCCTGGTGGAGCCTTAGGTAAACGTTTATATTTAAGAGTAAATGATTTATCTTCTCAAAATCAAAAACCAGAGGTGCATTTAAATGCTAGTGTAAAAGAAGTCATAGTAGAAATAACTGAAAAGATGCTTGGAGTTACTGCTGTTGTAGACAACGATAATATCGTGGGTATTATTACAGATGGAGACTTGCGCCGCATGCTAAGCAAAAGTGATGATATAACCAACCTTAAAGCAAAAGACATTATGAGCACCAACCCTAGGTGCATAGATGAAGGTGCTATGGCCGTAGACGCTAAAAAACTCATGGAAACCTACGGTATTTCGCAATTATTGGTTGAGAATAATAGCAAATATGCTGGTGTTGTTCACTTACATGATTTAATTAAAGAAGGCATTATATAA
- the tatC gene encoding twin-arginine translocase subunit TatC: MAKKRIDEMSFLDHLEDLRWHLIRSTLGIVIAATLAFVFKKFVFDVIIFGPTQMSFPTYEGLCKMSQFLGIEDTTFCADKFPFIIQNRTVAGQFSAHIWTSIYAGFIVAFPYVLYQLWSFISPGLNPNERKNSKGFIIIASILFFLGVLFGYYIITPLSINFLANYQISEQISNEFDISSVIAIVRSSSLASGFVFELPIIIYFLTKVGLVTPQFLRTYRKYALVIVLILSAIITPPDVASQVIVAIPILVLYQVSIYISSVVVRNQNRKRKHV; this comes from the coding sequence ATGGCAAAAAAGCGTATTGATGAAATGTCTTTTTTAGATCATCTCGAAGATTTAAGGTGGCATTTAATAAGATCAACTTTAGGTATTGTTATTGCAGCAACACTTGCATTTGTTTTTAAAAAATTTGTCTTCGATGTTATTATCTTTGGTCCTACTCAGATGAGTTTTCCCACCTATGAAGGCCTTTGTAAAATGTCGCAATTTTTAGGTATTGAAGATACAACGTTTTGCGCCGATAAATTTCCTTTTATTATACAGAACAGAACCGTAGCCGGACAATTTTCCGCGCATATTTGGACATCAATCTATGCAGGCTTCATTGTTGCCTTTCCTTATGTGCTCTATCAATTATGGAGTTTTATTAGTCCCGGACTAAATCCTAATGAGCGCAAAAACTCAAAAGGTTTTATAATAATTGCCTCAATTTTGTTTTTCTTAGGTGTATTATTCGGTTACTACATTATAACACCATTATCTATTAACTTTTTGGCCAACTATCAAATAAGCGAACAAATTTCAAATGAATTTGATATTAGCTCTGTTATTGCCATTGTAAGATCTTCTTCGTTGGCCTCTGGTTTTGTATTTGAGCTGCCGATTATCATTTACTTTTTAACCAAGGTTGGTTTGGTGACGCCACAGTTTTTAAGAACATATAGAAAGTACGCTTTGGTAATTGTGCTTATATTATCCGCTATAATAACGCCGCCAGATGTTGCTAGCCAGGTAATTGTAGCGATACCAATTTTAGTACTTTACCAAGTTAGTATATATA